One region of Malaclemys terrapin pileata isolate rMalTer1 unplaced genomic scaffold, rMalTer1.hap1 H_1, whole genome shotgun sequence genomic DNA includes:
- the LOC128829638 gene encoding LOW QUALITY PROTEIN: ataxin-2-like protein (The sequence of the model RefSeq protein was modified relative to this genomic sequence to represent the inferred CDS: inserted 1 base in 1 codon; deleted 5 bases in 3 codons; substituted 2 bases at 2 genomic stop codons): protein MGFLPRRKDQKVPAFGSRGATHHRGADVPGWRCRRRRRTELASPPRCPFSSPSTQSLCGGSLEESARAGFRSERPSPSPSPAARARRSPTAAPTASRPPRLARARPPGGXFARARPAGVDWGRAGAAMLKQPQPLPPQPPPGGPVPQAGPPPARKAPPPGAAPSPNGSLSLSPSGGAGRAATAAPGGGGGGGGGPGGSGGGTRGQSTGKGPPQSPVFEGVYNNSRMLHFLTAVVGSTCDVNVKNGSTFEGIFKTLSSKFELAVDAVHRKTPDQLVGPKREDIVDTMVFKPTDVMLVHFRNVDFNYATKDKFTDSAIAMNSKVNGEHKEKVLQRWEGGDSNSDDYDLESDMSNGWDPNEMFKFNEENYGVKTTYDSSLSSYTVPLEKDNSEEFRQREARAAQLAREIESSPQYRLRIAMENDDGRTEEEKHSSVQRQVSGRDSPSLASREGKYVPLPQRVREGSRGGVRCSSSRGGRPGVGSIPPRGSAHHPDSNSSPVPEQRGINGGPSRMSPKSQRPIRGAKTMSSPSSRPVEVSAAPPAVGRMYPPRSPKSASATPVSSQDSPVGSAMPAAPASPSEARTGLESSVSPTPPSPKVAAPVPATAVEGKEAPTSVAKDPGRTLEVTGPCELNKAASKAGLQNEQKRTQLEELRKFGAQFKLQPSSSPETSLESFSARPKEPLEGKEKSLEPGICEGPEEATTMSMVPKPSGTSLELLPESGKEEKGLCEVAEQQAASPPGKGEPEDKEEGPVSEQVKKSTLNPNAKEFNPSKTLLSVNKSTSTPTSPGPRAHSTPSIPVITAGQTGMYSPQYISYIPQIHMSPAVQAPQMYPYPVSSSVPGQQGKYRGAKGSLPPQRSDQHQPTSAPPIMQAAAAAGPPLVAATPYSSYISYNPQQFTGQPTMMQPMAHYPSQPVFAPMLQSNPRMMTSGSHPQAIVSSSTPQYPPSEQPTPQTLYATVHQSYPHHATQLHPHQPQPATTPTGNQQQAQHAAPSPVQHQAGQPPHLASAQQQQNLYHTATLTATPPSITPGPSAQSPQSSFPQQAVYAIHAHQQLQHGYTNMAHVTQAHVQTGITAAPPPHPGAPHPPQVMLLHPSQTHGGXPPRRRATERGAHPLSLHTISIHLYRTPSSLTHPSSSHSTPLETEASIPDCELNSQCRPLPGIRFAPSAPLCAPRPGSRALRWNPSLPLTGPXLGAGLYQAPFLLVCRACSGKSHLPLAPGAAKVLFSIIYNSNRAVKQSVGLPSPSHATTGADQTDEHRLFIT, encoded by the exons ATGGGCTTCTTACCTCGGCGGAAGGATCAAAAAGTTCCCGCTTTTGGATCACGTGGTGCGACCCATCACCGCGGTGCGGATGTGCCCGGCTGGCGGTGCCGTCGGCGCAGGCGCACTGAGCTGGCTTCCCCGCCGcgctgccccttctcctctccgTCCACACAG TCATTGTGCGGAGGGAGCCTCGAGGAGAGCGCGCGGGCCGGGTTCCGATCCgaacgcccctccccctccccctcccccgcggccCGCGCGCGCCGCTCGCCAACGGCCGCGCCCACCGCCTCGCGCCCTCCCCGCCTCGCG CGCGCCCGCCCGCCGGGTGGCTGATTCGCTCGCGCCCGCCCCGCCGGGGTTGACTGGGGCCGCGCCGGCGCCGCCATGTTGAAGCAGCCACAGCcgctgcccccgcagccccccccgggcggccccgTGCCCCAGGCCGGGCCCCCGCCCGCCCGCAAGGCCCCCCCGCCGGGGGCCGCCCCCAGCCCCAACGGCAGCCTCAGCCTCAGCCCcagcggcggggcggggcgggccgcGACGGcggccccgggcggggggggaggcggcggcggcggccccgGAGGAAGCGGCGGCGGCACCAG GGGGCAGAGCACAGGGAAGGGGCCTCCCCAGTCTCCA GTGTTCGAAGGTGTCTATAACAATTCTCGAATGCTGCATTTCCTGACGGCTGTCGTG GGCTCCACGTGTGATGTGAATGTGAAAAATGGCAGCACCTTTGAGGGGATTTTTAAAACTCTCAGCTCTAAG TTCGAGCTTGCTGTGGATGCGGTGCACAGGAAGACCCCAGATCAGCTGGTGGGACCTAAGCGGGAGGACATTGTGGACACCATGGTCTTCAAGCCCACCGATGTCATGCTGGTGCATTTCCgtaatgttgatttcaattacgcCACCAAAG ACAAGTTCACGGACTCTGCCATCGCCATGAACTCCAAGGTTAACGGGGAGCACAAAGAGAAGGTGCTGCagcgctgggaaggaggggacagCAACAGTGACGACTACGACCTGGAGTCTGACATG TCTAATGGCTGGGATCCCAATGAGATGTTCAAGTTTAATGAAGAGAACTATGGTGTGAAGACAACGTACGACAGTAGTTTGTCCTCCTACAC CGTCCCTCTAGAGAAAGATAACTCAGAGGAGTTCCGGCAGCGGGAAGCCCGGGCGGCCCAGTTGGCCCGGGAGATTGAGTCGAGCCCCCAGTACCGCCTGCGCATTGCCATGGAGAATGACGACGGCCGGACGGAGGAGGAGAAACACAGCTCTGTGCAGAGGCAGGTGTCTGGCAGGGACAGCCCCAGCTTGGCCTCCAG GGAGGGCAAGTATGTCCCGCTGCCACAGCGCGTCAGAGAGGGCTCGCGAGGAGGCGTCCGGTGCAGCAGCTCCCGGGGTGGGAGGCCAGGGGTGGGGTCCATCCCTCCCCGGGGCAGTGCGCACCATCCAGACAGCAACTCTAGTCCTGTCCCGGAGCAGCGAGGGATCAATGGAG GACCCTCCCGAATGTCTCCGAAGTCCCAGCGTCCCATCCGGGGTGCCAAGACCATGTCTTCCCCGTCAAGCCGCCCTGTGGAGGTCTCGGCAGCTCCCCCTGCAG TGGGCCGCATGTACCCTCCTCGCTCTCCCAAGTCTGCCTCAGCCACTCCAGTCTCTTCCCAGGATTCTCCGGTGGGATCTGCCATGCCAGCAGCACCCGCATCCCCGTCGGAGGCCAGAACTGGCCTGGAGTCGAGTGTttccccaacccccccttctcccaaaGTAGCCGCCCCCGTGCCGGCCACTGCTGTTGAGG GGAAAGAGGCTCCCACATCTGTGGCTAAAGATCCTGGCAGAACCTTGGAAGTGACGGGGCCATGTGAGCTCAACAAGGCAGCCagcaaag CAGGGCTGCAGAATGAGCAGAAGCGGACCCAGCTGGAGGAGCTGCGCAAGTTTGGGGCCCAGTTCAAG ctccagccGAGCAGTTCCCCAGAGACCAGCCTGGAGTCCTTCAGTGCCAGGCCCAAGGAGCCTCTGGAGGGCAAGGAGAAGTCCCTTGAGCCGGGCATCTGCGAGGGTCCTGAGGAGGCGACCACCATGAGCATGGTGCCAAAGCCCAGCGGGACCAGCCTGGAGCTGCTGCCGGAGAGTGGCAAAGAGGAGAAGGGTCTGTGTGAGGTGGCCGAGCAGCAGGCGGCCAGCCCCCCGGGCAAGGGCGAGCCCGAGGACAAAGAGGAGGGGCCTGTGTCTGA GCAAGTGAAGAAATCGACCCTGAATCCCAATGCCAAGGAGTTCAACCCCTCGAAAACGCTGCTTTCTGTG AACAAGTCAACGAGCACCCCCACGTCACCGGGCCCTCGTGCCCATTCCACTCCCTCCATCCCAGTGATCACGGCCGGCCAGACGGGCATGTACAGCCCCCAGTACATTTCCTACATACCTCAGATCCACATGAGCCCTGCCGTCCAA GCGCCCCAGATGTACCCATACCCTGTCTCCAGCTCAGTGCCTGGCCAGCAGGGCAAGTACCGAGGAGCCAAAG gttccctcccaccccagcgcTCCGACCAGCATCAGCCGACATCTGCACCCCCCATTATGCAGGCGGCAGCGGCGGCAGGGCCCCCCCTGGTAGCAGCTACGCCCTACTCCTCCTACATTTCCTATAACCCCCAGCAGTTCACGGGGCAGCCCACCATGATGCAGCCTATGGCGCACTACCCTTCTCAG CCTGTCTTTGCCCCGATGCTCCAGAGCAACCCCCGCATGATGACATCTGGCAGCCATCCCCAGGCCATTGTGTCGTCCTCCACGCCCCAATACCCCCCCTCGGAGCAGCCCACGCCCCAGACGCTCTATG CTACAGTTCATCAGTCCTATCCCCACCATGCGACACAGCTGCACCCCCACCAGCCTCAGCCAGCCACCACCCCGACAGGGAACCAACAGCAGGCGCAGcacgctgcccccagccccgtaCAG CACCAGGCTGGACAGCCGCCCCACCTGGCCagtgcccagcagcagcagaacctgTACCACACGGCCACGCTGACAGCCACGCCGCCCTCCATCACGCCAGGGCCCAGTGCCCAGTCCCCCCAGAGCAGCTTCCCACAGCAGGCTGTCTATGCCATCCACGCccaccagcagctgcagcacGGCTACACCAACATGGCCCATGTCACCCAG GCCCATGTCCAGACTGGAATAACAGCagcaccgcccccccaccccggggcgCCTCATCCCCCCCAGGTCATGCTGCTCCACCCCTCGCAGACCCATGGGG CCCCCCCAAGGCGgcgtgccacagagcggggtgccCACCCTCTCAGCCTCCACACCATCTCCATACACCTATATAGGACACCATCAAg TCTCACccatcccagcagctcccattccaCCCCCCTGGAAACTGAAGCCTCGATTCCTGACTGTGAACTGAACTCCCAGTGCCGGCCCCTGCCCGGGATCCGGTTTGCTCCTTCTGCCCCCTTGTGTGCGCCCCGGCCTGGCAGCCGGGCCCTGAGGTGgaacccc agcctgccccttacGGGGCcatagctgggggcggggctttacCAAGCACCTTTTTTGTTGGTTTGCAGAGCGTGCAGCGGCAAGAGCCACCTGCCCCTGGCTCCTGGAGCCGCCAAggttttattttctattatttatAACTCCAATCGGGCTGTtaaacagagtgttgggctcccCTCCCCTAGTCATGCGACCACAGGAGCAGACCAGACTGATGAACACCGACTTTTTAttacataa